One region of Purpureocillium takamizusanense chromosome 4, complete sequence genomic DNA includes:
- a CDS encoding uncharacterized protein (COG:T~COG:Z~EggNog:ENOG503NU2F), which produces MSSADKSRQSSGGRSIFSRSKNKDRRTTETDHLDIASTMSSRVSRHKRDSSTVSIDAPASPDLGINMTAGVVTSIPYESVPAGPRSPIPVEYLPKSDQVPVRRDPLPHHLNKVGSDFHQYPTFDPSSLHPGSHASTARPHTSGMNVTMASTGRQAQFQQWGPPRGSVASTVNGSRYDSYMAPNGRVSGDNLSLYSGNPAYREVGGMARSSQAALPTTSSQSSYGSQASHRDSHRLTKLSGGGGHDGFYFPKPDDDNVVEQMFMQLMQKRGWHNLPEQARRQMMAYPPQKKWTLLHQDRLTEWQGEQKRRQTARTNQYTTPDVTTYSDEEGAPEWYVRKVMEDRLDSKGMGSLEVNLRTQQIGWVKRFVECQGQVALVTLLLKLNRKTAVGPAPDSNKAEKNLDREYDIVKCLKALMNNKFGADDALMQSKVLLALATSLTSSRITTRKLVSEILTFLCTWGENGEGHLKVIQALDEVKAQSGENGRFDAWMRLVEVTVDGRGKMGSLVGASEELRTGGIGMENLLMEYAVATLMLISMIVDSPERDLQLRVHIRAQFTACGIKRILTKMEGFQYELLDKQIERYRTNEAIDYEDMLERENSSIKDNVEGEMKDLTDPVQIVDAIQQRIQGSKSQDYFISALQHLMLIRANDGEERLRMFQLVDSMLSYVAMDRRLPNLDLKQSLNFTVQSLLDKLHTDSEARQAQDEALESRQIADAAMAERDEMRARLELGADGLVAKMQKQLDEQSRFIEAQRRQADGLKAELENLQALRAKEAQRNELETRELYLMLRDAQDIAASNALKGSKKPENAAKDASQMQGILDREQLMDRLQRQLERQKTQYKLEGRVWGEANGPSDRLRALREEMEGDEPMTPVGGGTPPRDFTNSVLGSISRQTKISRKPVNAPRADDDAIEEGDETEGDDGVIYERPRIVEMKRPVIDPRQQAGLVDEIGAKVKKYEGSDSEDGDGVTTGPTHPSIESSTPLTPSDGDTPKIDVSEPAAAAAPPPPPPPPPPPMPGQVPGAPPPPPPPPPPPMPGMMPGAPPPPPPPPPMPGSAAMPPPPPPLPGPLSGGFLPQKPAFAAAPGIGLPVVRPKKKLKALHWDKVDTPESSHWAAHAPTAEEREEKYNELTRKGILDEVEKLFMAKEIKQLGGGSSKKGDKKQIISADLRKAYEIALAKFSQHSVEKIVQMIIHCDKDVLDNQVVMDFLQKDDLCNIPDNTAKQMAPYSRDLTGPDANSQTREMDPSELTRQDQIYLYTAFELHHYWKSRMRALALTRSFESDYDELNERIRQVVTVSESLRDSVSLMNVLGLILDIGNYMNDANKQARGFKLSSLARLGMVKDDKNESTLADLVERIVRNQYPEWEGFVGDISGVLAAQKVNVEQLSTDAKKYVDNIRNVQMSLDSGNLSDPKKFHPQDRVSQVVQRCMKDARRKAEQMELYLDEMMKTYKDIMVFYGEDPTDENARRDFFHKLATFLSEWKKSREKNVQLEETRRRNEASMKRKHAQQKAVSALADNGAPSPTSTGAMDSLLEKLRAAAPQARDQRDRRRRARLKDRHQVRVASGQKIPDLNEIPEAEAVLYKEETISEEGNPLSPALTSPHDGEADVADRAAALLQGMRGGEGADGDDLDKRESLRKARRQTAEEERRLRRRRREKAAASQGDDSTLGGDDGPPAEEDNTKASEETEGVEGDTEERPTDKDERASISTDLNA; this is translated from the exons atgtcgtccGCAGACAAGTCGAGGCAGTCCTCGGGCGGCCGCTCCATATTCTCCCGGAGCAAGAACAAGGACCGGCGGACGACCGAAACCGACCACCTCGATATCGCCAGCACCATGAGCTCGCGCGTCTCGCGCCACAAACGAGACTCCTCCACAGTCTCCATCGATGCGCCCGCGTCCCCAGACTTGGGAATCAACAtgacggcgggcgtggtAACCTCGATACCCTACGAGAGTgtcccggccggcccgcggTCTCCGATCCCCGTCGAATACCTCCCGAAATCCGATCAAGTGCCTGTGCGCCGCGATCCCTTGCCGCATCATCTAAACAAAGTCGGCTCGGACTTCCACCAGTACCCAACCTTTGATCCGTCGAGCCTCCACCCCGGATCCCATGCCTCTACGGCGCGACCCCACACTAGCGGTATGAACGTGACTATGGCCTCGACCGGCCGTCAGGCACAGTTCCAGCAATGGGGCCCTCCTCGTGGCAGCGTTGCCAGCACCGTCAACGGTTCTCGCTACGACTCTTACATGGCTCCGAACGGCCGGGTCTCGGGGGACAACCTCAGCTTATACTCAGGTAATCCGGCCTATCGTGAAGTAGGAGGAATGGCGCGCTCATCGCAAGCAGCTCTTCCTACCACATCGTCTCAGAGCTCCTACGGCTCTCAGGCCTCGCATCGAGATTCGCATCGCCTGACCAAGCTCtctgggggcggcgggcacgacgGCTTCTACTTTcccaagcccgacgacgacaatgtcGTCGAACAGATGTTCATGCAGCTGATGCAGAAGCGAGGATGGCACAACCTCCCGGAACAGGCCAGACGGCAGATGATGGCTTACCCTCCACAGAAGAAGTGGACACTGCTGCACCAAGATCGCTTGACAGAGTGGCAGGGAGAGCAGAAGCGCAGACAGACCGCTCGGACGAATCAGTACACGACGCCCGACGTCACCACCTACTCCGACGAAGAGGGCGCGCCGGAATGGTACGTGCGGAAAGTCATGGAGGACAGGCTGGACTCGAAGGGCATGGGGAGCCTCGAAGTCAACCTCCGCACGCAACAGATAGGCTGGGTAAAACGATTTGTCGAGTGCCAGGGCCAGGTTGCGCTGGTGACTCTGCTGCTGAAGCTCAACCGCAAGACAGCTGTcggccccgcgcccgacAGCAACAAGGCCGAAAAGAACCTCGATCGCGAATATGACATCGTCAAGTGCCTCAAGGCGCTGATGAACAACAAAttcggcgccgacgatgcgctcaTGCAGTCCAAGGTCTTACTCGCCCTGGCCACGTCACTCACGTCTTCACGCATCACCACCAGGAAGCTTGTCAGTGAAATCCTGACCTTCTTGTGTACCTGGGGCGAGAACGGCGAAGGACATCTCAAGGTCATCCAGGCGCtggacgaggtcaaggcgcAATCAGGAGAGAATGGCAGATTTGATGCTTGGATGCGGCTAGTTGAGGTGACggtcgacggccgaggcaagatgggcagcctcgtcggcgccagcGAAGAGCTTCGCACGGGTGGCATCGGCATGGAGAACCTGCTCATGGAATACGCGGTTGCGACGTTGATGCTCATCAGCATGATCGTGGACTCCCCCGAGCGCGACCTTCAGCTGAGAGTGCACATCCGGGCCCAGTTCACGGCTTGTGGCATCAAGAGGATCTTGACGAAAATGGAGGGGTTCCAGTATGAGCTGCTTGACAAGCAGATCGAACGCTACCGAACGAACGAGGCGATCGACTACGAAGACATGCTCGAGAGGGAAAACAGCAGCATCAAGGACAatgtcgagggcgagatgAAGGACTTGACAGACCCCGTCCAAATCGTTGATGCCATTCAGCAGCGCATACAAGGAAGCAAGTCCCAGGACTACTTCATCTCGGCTCTGCAGCATCTCATGCTCATTCGCGCTAACGATGGTGAGGAGCGGTTGCGAATGTTTCAACTCGTCGATTCGATGCTCAGCTACGTGGCCATGGACCGACGTCTACCGAACCTGGACTTGAAGCAGAGCCTCAACTTTACCGTACAGAGtctcctcgacaagctgcaTACGGACTCggaggccaggcaggcacaAGATGAAGCCTTGGAGTCGCGCCAAATCGCAgatgccgccatggcggagcGCGATGAGATGCGCGCAAGGCTAGAGCTTGGCGCGGATGGTCTGGTCGCCAAGATGCAGAAGCAGCTAGATGAGCAGTCACGTTTCATCGAGGCGCAACGGCGACAAGCCGATGGCCTGAAAGCCGAGTTAGAAAACCTGCAGGCTTTGAGAGCAAAAGAAGCTCAGAGGAACGAGTTGGAGACGCGCGAACTCTATCTGATGCTCCGCGACGCCCAAGACATTGCGGCCTCCAACGCTCTCAAGGGCAGCAAGAAACCCGAAAACGCTGCCAAGGATGCCTCGCAGATGCAAGGCATCCTGGACCGCGAACAGCTCATGGATCGCCTCCAGAGACAGCTCGAAAGGCAGAAGACGCAGTACAAGTTGGAGGGCAGGGTCTGGGGCGAGGCGAACGGCCCTTCAGATCGGTTGCGCGCCTTGCGCGAAGAGATGGAGGGCGACGAACCCATGACACCAGTCGGCGGTGGGACTCCGCCACGAGACTTTACCAACAGCGTGCTTGGCAGTATAAGCCGACAGACGAAGATCTCACGCAAACCTGTCAACGCGCCcagggccgacgacgatgccatcgaagaaggcgacgagactgagggcgacgacggagtCATCTACGAACGACCCAGGATCGTTGAGATGAAGCGTCCCGTCATTGACCCCAGGCAACAAGCCGGTTTAGTCGATGAGATCGGTGCCAAGGTCAAGAAGTACGAAGGAAGCGACTCTGAGGATGGAGATGGCGTCACGACTGGCCCGACTCACCCCAGCATCGAGTCCTCCACGCCTCTCACGCCTTCGGATGGAGACACCCCGAAGATCGATGTCAGCgagccggccgccgctgcagcgccgccgccgccgcctcctcctcctccacctcccaTGCCGGGCCAGGTCCCTGGtgcgcctccccctccgccgccaccgccgccaccacctaTGCCTGGCATGATGCCAGgagctcctccaccgccgcccccgccacccCCGATGCCTGGCTCAGCAGCTatgcctccaccacctccgccGTTGCCAGGGCCCTTATCTGGCGGCTTCTTGCCGCAAAAGCCAGCGtttgccgccgctcccggTATCGGACTGCCCGTTGTGaggcccaagaagaagctcaaggcgcTGCACTGGGATAAGGTCGATACCCCTGAATCCAGCCACTGGGCTGCACATGCTCCCacggcggaggagagggaaGAAAAGTACAACGAGCTCACCCGCAAGGGAATTTTGGATGAAGTCGAGAAGCTGTTCATGGCCAAGGAGATCAAGCAacttggcggcggctcttCTAAAAAGGGCGACAAGAAACAAATCATCTCTGCAGATTTGCGAAAGGCATACG AAATCGCCCTTGCCAAGTTCTCGCAGCACTCGGTGGAGAAGATTGTGCAGATGATCATACACTGCGACAAGGACGTCTTGGACAACCAGGTCGTCATGGACTTTTTGCAAAAGGATGATCTGTGCAACATCCCTGACAACACCGCGAAGCAGATGGCCCCGTACAGCCGAGATTTGACAGGGCCAGACGCAAACAGTCAGACAAGGGAAATGGACCCGTCAGAGCTGACACGCCAGGACCAGATCTACCTTTACACGGCATTTGAGCTTCATCACTACTGGAAGAGCAGAATGAGGGCTTTGGCGCTCACGCGCAGCTTCGAGTCGGACTATGATGAGCTCAACGAGCGTATCCGCCAAGTCGTCACAGTCTCGGAGAGCCTTCGAGACTCTGTGTCACTCATGAACGTCCTAGGCCTTATTCTTGACATCGGAAACTACATGAACGACGCCAATAAACAGGCTCGCGGCTTCAAGCTCAGCTCGCTGGCACGACTGGGCATGGTCAAGGATGACAAGAACGAGTCGACGTTGGCGGACCTTGTGGAGCGCATTGTGCGCAACCAGTACCCCGAATGGGAGGGCTTTGTGGGCGACATAAGTGGTGTTTTGGCTGCGCAAAAGGTAaacgtcgagcagctcagCACGGACGCCAAGAAATACGTCGACAATATCCGCAACGTGCAAATGTCCCTGGATTCGGGCAACCTGAGCGATCCGAAGAAGTTCCACCCGCAGGACCGCGTGAGCCAGGTGGTCCAGAGATGCATGAAGGATGCTCGCAGAAAGGCAGAGCAGATGGAGCTGTATCTGGACGAGATGATGAAGACGTACAAGGACATCATGGTGTTTTACGGCGAAGACCCGACCGACGAAAACGCCAGGAGAGATTTCTTCCACAAGCTGGCGACGTTCCTGAGCGAGTGGAAGAAATCGCGAGAGAAGAACGTGCAGCTGGAAGAGACGAGGAGACGCAACGAAGCCTCGATGAAGCGCAAACATGCCCAGCAAAAGGCTGTCTCAGCGCTCGCAGACAATGgcgctccctcgccgacaagcaCCGGTGCCATGGACTCGCTCTTGGAGAAGctccgggccgccgcgcctcagGCTCGGGACCAGAgagaccgtcgccgccgcgcaaggcTCAAGGACAGGCACCAGGTTCGCGTCGCGTCGGGCCAAAAAATACCCGACCTCAACGAGATCCCCGAGGCGGAAGCTGTGCTGTACAAGGAGGAGACGATCAGCGAAGAAGGCAACCCGCTCAGCCCTGCGCTCACGTCGCctcacgacggcgaggccgacgtggcAGATAGGGCCGCGGCGCTTCTGCAAGGTATGCGtgggggcgagggggccgACGGGGATGACCTCGACAAGAGGGAGAGCCTGCGCAAGGCGAGGAGAcagacggcggaggaggagcggcggctgcgcagGAGGCGGAGAGAGAAGGCAGCGGCGAGTCAAGGGGACGACAGCACACtgggcggtgacgacggccccCCTGCAGAGGAAGACAATACCAAGGCGAGTGAAGAGACGGAGGGCGTCGAAGGTGACACCGAGGAACGGCCgacggacaaggacgagaGGGCTAGCATCAGCACGGACTTAAATGCATAG
- a CDS encoding uncharacterized protein (TransMembrane:1 (o12-33i)~EggNog:ENOG503P5FS) → MGSSVSLFKTLLVPAVISLIIFLFLTFVLVPVWRRYRNRYSQYLPLDSISDRTSSLRHRILGRFSSLNPLGHFLSGRQQVVFASGAAGLGAESGADDEDGEELGDVDEATWRAIERHVPSVHTPDSTRRLSRDLEEGFMDDSDDEPDRRLA, encoded by the exons ATGGGCTCATCGGTGTCTCTCTTCAAG accctcctcgtccccgcTGTCATCTCCCTCatcatcttcctcttcctcaccttcgtcctcgtccccgtctGGCGCCGCTACCGCAACCGCTACTCGCAGTACCTCCCGCTCGACTCCATCTCCGACCGCACCTCATCGTTACGCCACCGCATCCTCGGCCGCTTCTCTTCGCTGAATCCCCTGGGCCACTTCCTCAGCGGCAGGCAGCAAGTCGTCttcgccagcggcgccgctggcctaggcgccgagtcgggcgcggacgacgaggacggggaggagctgggcgacgtcgacgaggcgacgtgGCGCGCCATCGAGAGGCATGTTCCGTCGGTGCATACACCGGATAGCACAAGGCGGTTGAGCAGAGA TCTGGAGGAGGGTTTTATGGACGATAGCGACGACGAACCAGACCGCAGACTAGCATGA
- a CDS encoding uncharacterized protein (EggNog:ENOG503PYFA~COG:O) yields the protein MDIIRDTPRYVVYRAKQVVRRHRLKRAALRLQQKTGPPQDGPWEPNPNSLRQHPVRSRIETPSTAASAEAAQERATGESADQKKTAIVTTGPVNNEKEASEGKTDDSDAENENTEKNHDHNAGGDAQTDRKGKGRAGPRAEPKVDEKKRQAAVPPPDVPVRPTITDTRQDSGATQQAPGPEPSEAIPGQKPETAGPSKPRGTEKSKVGDNVTSQVADHISCSICGEVYGETEKRGAEWPKEVYAYLHCRHVFGHECLFRWIADANAPPRCPKCGVSMRHACEHLTVPTHKPPRSNSLAKFAQSNAAIVPWDYEWCRTDEGRRLRSAVDRASWNMDRADSKKRDEAGVAANFGQSIVCKYRRLVLNRAVNKFNNKQAKWWARQWVDFPGRSAQFKEAKNHVKSVKGLSEMKRNVS from the coding sequence ATGGATATTATCCGGGATACCCCTCGTTACGTTGTCTATCGCGCCAAGCAAGTGGtgcgtcggcatcgcctcAAGCGAGCTGCGCTGCGGCTCCAGCAGAAGACGGGTCCCCCACAAGACGGCCCATGGGAGCCAAATCCCAACTCGCTTAGACAACATCCCGTTCGGAGCAGAATCGAGACACCATcgacggcagcctcggctGAGGCAGCCCAGGAACGAGCTACTGGCGAGTCTGCAGATCAGAAAAAGACGGCCATCGTTACCACTGGACCGGTCAACAACGAAAAGGAGGCGAGTGAAGGCAAGACCGACGACAGTGACGCTGAAAACGAAAACACTGAGAAGAACCACGACCATaacgctggcggcgatgcccaaACTGACAGAAAGGGCAAagggcgggctgggcccCGAGCCGAGCCCAAggtcgacgagaagaagcgtcAGGCAGCCGTCCCGCCTCCGGATGTTCCAGTGCGGCCGACAATCACGGACACTCGTCAGGACAGCGGTGCAACCCAGCAAGCTCCTGGTCCTGAACCGAGCGAAGCCATTCCTGGCCAAAAGCCAGAGACTGCTGGCCCAAGCAAACCCCGCGGCACCGAGAAGTCCAAGGTCGGGGACAATGTCACGAGCCAGGTGGCAGACCACATCAGCTGCTCTATTTGCGGCGAGGTCTATggcgagacggagaagaGAGGCGCGGAATGGCCCAAGGAGGTTTATGCATACTTGCACTGCCGCCACGTCTTCGGCCACGAGTGTTTGTTTCGATGGATCGCAGACGCGAATGCGCCGCCAAGATGTCCCAAGTGTGGCGTGTCGATGAGACACGCATGCGAGCACTTGACCGTCCCGACCCATAAGCCTCCGCGCTCCAACTCGCTAGCCAAGTTCGCGCAATCCAACGCCGCCATTGTGCCCTGGGACTACGAGTGGTGCAGGACCGATGAGGGTCGGAGACTGCGAAGTGCCGTCGACCGAGCCAGCTGGAACATGGACAGGGCAGACAGCAAAAAGAGGGATGAGGCCGGTGTAGCGGCCAACTTTGGACAAAGCATCGTCTGCAAGTATCGGAGACTCGTACTCAACCGAGCGGTCAACAAGTTCAACAACAAGCAGGCCAAGTGGTGGGCCCGGCAATGGGTCGATTTTCCGGGCCGGAGCGCTCAGTTCAAAGAGGCAAAGAACCACGTCAAGTCGGTCAAGGGGCTTTCGGAGATGAAGCGTAACGTGTCATGA
- the hus1 gene encoding Checkpoint protein hus1 (EggNog:ENOG503NXPT~COG:D~COG:L) encodes MRFRTELKNIRTFAKLTAALSSLEKIAWVRLSDDTARFTVIPDMGSQVWASLAMDFIFEGFHIQSAEAGNTINLELPLQPLQRALKSALNSISATLRLTKKDGLPILSMTITTTTSNAAPGTRSSAAAAAAAAATSVGDDPFGDDDDGIFQQEHLETSLRREHEKIITQDIPVRVLHPETVEMIMQPKVREPDVHIQLPPLLQLKAISDRFTKLALASGSAQKSPKLELSANMHGGLRLRIATDTTDICSVWSDLENPELDPAQLEGPVEEHPSTKFREEGPNRWATVRVDGKDWSRVLSVGRLEGRVIACFADDHALILYVYVPHYDDASADDSVVTYYVQSYSA; translated from the exons ATGCGGTTCCGCACGGAGCTAAAGAACATTCGCACTTTTGCAA AACTCACCGCGGCGCTCTCCTCGCTGGAGAAGATCGCGTGGGTGCGCCTCAGCGATGACACGGCGCGCTTCACAGTCATCCCGGACATGGGATCCCAGGTCTGGGC CTCCCTGGCCATGGACTTCATCTTCGAAGGCTTTCATATCCAatccgccgaggccggcaacaccatcaacctcgagctgccgctgcagccgctACAACGCGCCCTCAAGTCCGCCCTCAACAGCATATCCGCCACGCTGCGCCTCACCAAGAAAGACGGCCTCCCTATTCTCTCCAtgaccatcaccaccaccacttctAATGCCGCACCTGGCACCAGgtcttccgccgccgctgctgccgccgccgccgccacctctgTGGGTGATGATCCGttcggcgatgatgacgacggcatctTCCAGCAGGAGCACCTCGAGACATCCCTCAGGCGTGAGCACGAAAAGATCATTACGCAGGACATTCCCGTGCGCGTACTCCACCCGGAGACGGTGGAGATGATCATGCAGCCCAAGGTCAGGGAGCCCGACGTGCACATCCAGCTgcccccgctgctgcagctcaaggccatctcgGACCGCTTCACCAAGCTGGCCCTCGCCTCAGGCAGCGCCCAAAAGTCGCCCAAGCTCGAACTCAGCGCCAACATGCACGGgggcctgcgcctgcgcatCGCCACCGACACTACTGACATCTGCAGCGTCTGGTCTGACCTCGAGAACCCGGAGCTCGACcccgcgcagctcgagggcccCGTTGAGGAGCATCCCAGCACAAAGTTCCGCGAGGAGGGGCCCAACCGCTGGGCCACggtgcgcgtcgacggcaaggactgGAGCAGGGTCCTCAGCGTGGGCAGGTTGGAGGGCAGGGTCATTGCGTGCTTTGCCGACGACCACGCTTTGATATTATATGTATACGTCCCTCATTACGACGATGCCTCGGCAGACGATTCTGTCGTCACG TACTATGTTCAATCGTACAGTGCATGA
- the hus1 gene encoding Checkpoint protein hus1, variant 2 (EggNog:ENOG503NXPT~COG:D~COG:L): MTRRASQSSRTWDPRSGRTFTPRSQVPQPASLTLCHRRPSSSLAMDFIFEGFHIQSAEAGNTINLELPLQPLQRALKSALNSISATLRLTKKDGLPILSMTITTTTSNAAPGTRSSAAAAAAAAATSVGDDPFGDDDDGIFQQEHLETSLRREHEKIITQDIPVRVLHPETVEMIMQPKVREPDVHIQLPPLLQLKAISDRFTKLALASGSAQKSPKLELSANMHGGLRLRIATDTTDICSVWSDLENPELDPAQLEGPVEEHPSTKFREEGPNRWATVRVDGKDWSRVLSVGRLEGRVIACFADDHALILYVYVPHYDDASADDSVVTYYVQSYSA; encoded by the exons ATGACACGGCGCGCTTCACAGTCATCCCGGACATGGGATCCCAGGTCTGGGCGTACGTTTACCCCCCGTTCCCAGGTACCACAACCGGCCTCATTAACACTATGCCATCGGCGCCCTTCCAGCTCCCTGGCCATGGACTTCATCTTCGAAGGCTTTCATATCCAatccgccgaggccggcaacaccatcaacctcgagctgccgctgcagccgctACAACGCGCCCTCAAGTCCGCCCTCAACAGCATATCCGCCACGCTGCGCCTCACCAAGAAAGACGGCCTCCCTATTCTCTCCAtgaccatcaccaccaccacttctAATGCCGCACCTGGCACCAGgtcttccgccgccgctgctgccgccgccgccgccacctctgTGGGTGATGATCCGttcggcgatgatgacgacggcatctTCCAGCAGGAGCACCTCGAGACATCCCTCAGGCGTGAGCACGAAAAGATCATTACGCAGGACATTCCCGTGCGCGTACTCCACCCGGAGACGGTGGAGATGATCATGCAGCCCAAGGTCAGGGAGCCCGACGTGCACATCCAGCTgcccccgctgctgcagctcaaggccatctcgGACCGCTTCACCAAGCTGGCCCTCGCCTCAGGCAGCGCCCAAAAGTCGCCCAAGCTCGAACTCAGCGCCAACATGCACGGgggcctgcgcctgcgcatCGCCACCGACACTACTGACATCTGCAGCGTCTGGTCTGACCTCGAGAACCCGGAGCTCGACcccgcgcagctcgagggcccCGTTGAGGAGCATCCCAGCACAAAGTTCCGCGAGGAGGGGCCCAACCGCTGGGCCACggtgcgcgtcgacggcaaggactgGAGCAGGGTCCTCAGCGTGGGCAGGTTGGAGGGCAGGGTCATTGCGTGCTTTGCCGACGACCACGCTTTGATATTATATGTATACGTCCCTCATTACGACGATGCCTCGGCAGACGATTCTGTCGTCACG TACTATGTTCAATCGTACAGTGCATGA